AGTTTGGCAAAAATATTCTAGTTCTGGTGCCATCGTGCCATAgtacaaaattatattagttCTAATAAAAAGACTTAAAGAATTGGTCATTATTCtaacaaatcaaatcaatatgACTTGAGTGAGAGCTGTGGAAGTTTGTCAGCATTCATTGtcaatgatgttttttttttttttttttaatgaattacatttGTTTTCCCAAtgttgataaaagtttttttttttttttgagaataaattggATTACTTTCAGTCCATTTATATTCTAAGTCAATTTACTATGGGACTGcacacatttcattttaatttccaagATATTCATTAGTTCTTGTTAAATTagttatcaaaattagaaaatgagtatcatatatttacatttaaccaACAAGTTTATAAGTATTCATCATTGAATGCTAAATGATTAGATGCATTgcttttttttgtcaatatttgaaaatctCATACTAATACTTATTCTATGTGTAAATTTTATAGGGATAGGAGAACAGGAATGAATGTTGGAGGCTATTGGAATTCCCATACTGATGAAATTTCTCatgtaaatctttaatttattcattcaaatgaaatgtCGTAAATAAGGGGTCTATTATCTAAAATTGcttttgtttaattgttttaattgtaatatttgctaaaattgttttaaatcaaagATCATCAAGCAATTCAAACATTGTGAATAGTAcatctttataatatattaaaacctaatgtataaatgtatttattatatcttaagaacaaatatttgagtatcattttttttttatttagttaagaattaggttatttagaaattttaaaattcatattagaattagaattattttcatattatacatacgtacagaatttaaagaaaataataatgaaataaaaaagttgtttttaacattcctaaatatttttgtataattgtcaaattttgtataattgaaaaattaactgaACTTTTTTGTTGCATAATATGAGTTTGGcccacttttatttttaaattctttttttatgtcttcAGGTACAATTTCATTCAAGTTGCAATTATGGATTAGCCAGTTCATCAGTGGATGGTCTTATCAACATATATGATTTAACTCAGAATAATGAGGATGAGGCATTGACAAATACTCTTAACACTGAAACATCTGTGGTAAACGtctaagaattattaattatacatcTTCCTTCTTTCTTTgggattattttcttttctatattttgctGTTTTGTTTCCTCAatgtaaattaattgataaagctgtttattagctttttaatttttataacataatgatTGATAGCCTGAGAGCCATTcagagttcaaatatttttcaagtacatctttttttttttttaatgcaaatgttgtgtgaaaattcaagaaaatatgacATCTCAGTAAAAAAATGACAgcttatttgatttaattaaaactatatacttcatattttcagaatgaagaaaataatgcaaaaaatatatgctgcaatataaaatactacaaaataaaacataaaaggacaaataaataaatgcaaagagtcagtaaattaaaattctagaacATGATACAAGATAAATACTTGAGGACATTATGAAATGAAGTGACtaggaataatatttatataaattataattcttctacatgtaatatttatatgcaaatctgTTTAAATGCTGTGTTCAAAATctacttaataaatatattttttgtcaaatgtCATCAATCACAGATTTAttccatcaaaaatataaaataacatttgataaactgattattttgttttatttgtattatattttagaattggaTCAGAATCGGAAatgtatttctaattatttgtaattattgacTTATATAGCAGTCATAATCTTGTGATATTCTGAATTGCTCTTTCTTATTTACttgtaatgaaaatatgatatgaGCATGCATATGCACTCGTACACAAAATAGGTAAAAGTTTTGCTAACTCgtctaattaaaatgaaataaaaaaatacctgtttggtatttaaaacataatgataAGAGTATTTAACTTATTGTTTACGATTATGAGGTATGAAAAGGGTTAAGGggttttaaaatttcctttaaaaatgttttaatgagtaATGAAGATGACCATTTTTCAAGCCATGTATAATTGTTACATAATTGtgttttaaaacatgatattttctaataatagcaattttaattatgattaaatttatgttatttgaatCCTGTATCATCTAAAGTTCTTTCATTGTAATCTTTGAAATTTAGTTGTAAtctattagttatattaacaaatgaatattttcttttatattatttcagaataagtttACATGGGGACCTGATGATCATATTTCATGTATTACTGGTACAGAAGAATACCAATTTTGGTCAGCTGCACAAGTAAGTTAACTTTTGTAACTttcttgttattcatttttttttcctttcattatttcatatatattttagtatgtctgaatttttcatcttaattGGATGAATGCTAGAATTTATATAAGATTATTCTTCATTTGCTAAAGTTTATTAACttaatgatgataaaattaaactttagtaattcttttttattaatgcataataTTATAATGCTCAGGCTCActaatttaagaatattcaatCGACATACTTCTTAAGGATTTATTTGGAATAGTGTATTCAAGTAAATCAATCTTAAGCtctttcttaaaaatcaaaaatgaaattctctttAGAAACAGTCAATTTTTGAAGTTGTAGATTTACTTATCAAAGCATGAATGAAAGaagatgaaaaatgaatgaagaatgaaaatggaatgtttaaaatttggtcAAAAAGAATACTGGGTTGCTTAACtctgaaaatggatggaattttattttataggaagTTTGACTtggcaaacattattttttattatttttttaatgtcaataacGGGTTTTGAAATCATTATTCCTCATTATTATTTCCATCTCTTTCATTTGATATGTGTTCCTTAACAAAAATGTATTGATCTTTCATGACTTTTGAATGTATTGTTGACTTGaattaatggtttttaataaCTCAAAAAGTATTCTTGATTATGCTAATTCAAACATAGTATAAGCAAtaaactttttgttaaaaaattttaattcagaaattgtGTTTTATATCCATTGTTTTTTAAGCTGCATTCCAATTCCTGCAATTTTGATTCCACATTAAAAATTAGCCTTTAAAACTAAGAAGGCTATAACAATGAAAGACCTTAAAGAAGAACATCTGTATCAAATACTAAAAATCGAtcatttttaggaaattaaaaaaaaatgagaaagtaaaaaaatgtgtgtaaaaaataatgtaaagtgCTTCAAAGTTTTGAACTTATTGTTGAATGAACTTGTTTATTGCtttcaatgaattattataagaatttgaatGTGATATTcatacatatttgttttatattgaatGTTCAGTCCTTTCTTTTTCCTAATTAATTctgtaagttattttaatttgttatataattttatgtgcaTTCTGTCCTAGTTTGGAGGTTGCATTTTtgctattttcatttctaaattagtCACTTTTGTTAGtctgtttgtatttaatttcaattaaaaatcttagatataacttcatatctatgattttgtcaacaaaatattttaaagcaccAAATTGTTGTAGGCATTGAAGCCATTGTGCGGAAGCCAAACATAGAATCTTTCAGAAATCAAAATAGGTTTGCATCTACCAGATGTGGGGTACTtaagtcaaaataaattcaaaggttTTTCAGACACATAACGTTTATTGACAAATGGACAACATAAACACAGATACACTTATAATAATCACATGACTAAGCCAAGATTACAAACCATACTGTATATATCATGCAGCTCACAGGCTGACGTTGCAACATTGCCACCTGGCGGCGGTTACATTTCGCTTTGCTTTACAACAGCCATATTACTTGCATGatagttaaatttatatcattaaaaagaacatttttaaaatgttaactttctgtatttttgaaagttattacaAAAAGAGACATAGATCAtgcttaagttttaattatttaaaatttttagaaaaattgtacCAAGGtacatatttttcatactttaaaatatagCTGATCCTAGTTTGATAGTTCTAGATTAAATGGTCTGTCCTATAGAATATTAACAAACATAgacatatattttcctttattattaatagagatatttctttatgtttcataattactatatatgatttatttttgcctttatatttctctgttgttatttatttatttatagaaagaaCATCTTGGaacttttatttgtactttaAGACAAaactgcaagtttttttttttttttttttttttttttactagttacAGTATTAATCCATTTGGATCATTAATGGTTTTGTCCCtcatagttatttaaattatcctgaggtgataaacttttataattaaatatcatgtaTATCTGGGTGATGATGAGCAttcagaataattatatatagcaTATAAAACACTATGCaagagatttttattataaaatacatgaGTTTTTAAAATCAGGATCTGCATTgtcaaattttccattttaatatgtatttgcaTTGCAGATGATTCTTAAGTTTAAATTGTAGATGTGTTTTCTTAGTGTGTGAGTAtgaatttaaatggatatcaaaatTCATATAAGAGCACAAGAGAAGAATGCAATggaaatattaagtataaaaaataggttttaattatatcaaacttCTGATTTATTGCTGCAACTTGCACAAAATgaaagcagaaattttaaaatcaaaagaactATTGTATGCTctcttataaatttttcaagattttgctTCATTGAATATTAATACAATGTCACATaccaattttttcataaattgaatatttgatagataaattaatatttttctttttctttttttaaaacccaTTCCTCAAATAATCTACTCTAttgttgaatttgtttttaattttttttttttttcagactagTCCTACTTTATCTATGACAAGAGATGATTTGACAGATCTCTCTGAGGTATGTAGTTtttcaagataatataaatttgcaatCTCTTAAAATGGTTCTATCTTATGCTTgtaattattagtattataattaattaatatattatgaaataggGTTATAAATCTTTATTGCCATCTGAAATGTTTgcctttaaaattgtattttaaaaaatgctttgaatgtaactttaatttataaaataacatgtttatatattttaaaattacaattaacaatttattcatttaataaaatttaatttgtcagTTAATAAATTTCTGCTGAAAATTgctaatcaattataaaaaaataattatgtaattttataatctcTATTTACTTTTCCTGTTATGTGCTATGTGTGTGATAAAAGAACTAATGAATGAGAAGCattaattgtgaaattatttagaatttgtgTCTTCTCCATGATGTCATATGTTAAGTGATCACTAAACAGtactgaaattaagaaataaggtTACATCCATTGTGAAGGTGGTATTTCATGCAatcaaattttcctttctttatgcTTTTACAAAGCACAAGTTCTCAATAATGCTGAGAAACATGACTTGGTTTTTCGTACATAAAATCTCTGTGAATTTAGGATAAAAaagttgcgaaaaaaaaaaatgtaaattatttttgaacaaaattgaaGGTATATCACTAATAAAGTTTAATCATTGTTTGAAGATTATTGCTTTAATTCGTAGAAAGGGGGTGGctgcaattattttttcactgaTCTTATTCTTTAAAAccgatattcaaaaaaatatatactttcttaCACTATTTAGTAACAGATGCTAATTTGTATGCATATGTTCTGGTGAATAATATTGTTATATACTTTCAGTGTAAAATCGATTATTTGGTTGATACTTTCCTGGCTAATCAGTCATTTTATCTTGTTAGTGGAACAAACGAGTAAGCattattcttgtttttaattatagtattttatctataagtgaaattatttcaattgaataagTATTGATAAatgaatgtatattatatatatataatgaatgtatatatatatatattttatatccttttcaTGCTATATATGATAAAGTATGTTTAGGcattttatttggaacaaaatatgcaatattctgttttttcacagtattttttttttaattattcatattacttataacattttaactgtttttaaaaatattttttaacatttatgaaagCCTATTATCTCTTAAGTATCAAAAAGTGAAGGGGCTATTACTGGAAAAcgaataatttaaagttagaatttctacaaaaatatcaaatcaagTACTGCACTAAAAACATTCATAAGTTTCAAATGCAACAATTGAAATGGATtgcataatatgttttaatatcagTTTATGCCACTTCAAATATAATAAAGGGAAATAGGAcagtaaattagaaatgtttcttATTGTGCCATGGAAAGCAGATGAAAGCTAATTAGCTATAACTTATGCCTATTGATAGAATGTATCTCCCAAACAAAGATTGAAACATTTAGTCCATTTGTTACtatttgtattattcaaatttatctaatagtTGATATTAGTTATTCCATTATCGCAAATTTCAGTTACTAATTGGTGCAcagtattcttatatttaaataaatgacatttcctCTATATACTATGTCATTATCAATTGTTAATCATTGGATATAAAAAcgattttgcataattttcagttCATGTATTTCAAgaggaaaattaatttcttatattgttcaatattataaaGTACTTGAAACTTGTGAGATTTTCTGttgcttaaattaataaaaagtattttgtaacgaacatgaaaaattataactttgagatgtaattttatgacaatattttttggaaaaaaaaaaaggccacaTTATACTTATATTAAGTTtgtgaaagttattttattttatgttaaaataaaaattatgaagcatATGCTTTGTATCTTTTTAGTGGCTCTCTTCATTTGTACCGTCAAAAGAAAAAACACTTAAAACCAGCTAATGTTCTTAATAATGGTCATACGGATATTGTAAGAGCTATTATTCCTATTAAGGTAAGTGCAGTTGATTAGTATTACATTATGTGAGAAGAttggctttttaaattttatccagAGTTTTATCAAATTATGTAAGCCAATGTACATTCTAAAGGAAATAACCATCTACGATTTTTAAAGATACAACATGCTTTCTTTGAAGATTCTCAATTTTAGTGTATCTTGCAATGTATAAATTTCTATATCCATAaactcttaattttataaattttcattggtAAACCATTTTTTCTTAACTGAATACAGATATTATGTCTGGATACATATGTTTTTCTGTATTGACAAAATTtaggaaagtatttttattaaattggataaaaataaatgGCTTTTAAAACTGAGATAGTTATATTTTACAGTTACTCATTTCGTATTGTGTTGTGGCACTTCCTGTCTTCAGTTGATATATTGCCCAGTTATGAGGCAAGATAGAAAcaatatactaattaaattaatctttactgaaaaaaaaaatgttcatcttctcaaattgttttttaaaaaccatttttaagcagaaaataaaaGCTGATAGCTGCAGCTTATGTTTGTTAatgttcaaatttcttttttattaaatagtgttAGCGTAAAGACAGTCATACCAGGTGTatcttcttattaaaataaaataatttccaataattctacttctgtaatattttatcatatacataatagatttttaattctattcacctaatgaaaattgaatgaaCCATGATGTTTCAATATACTAATACCACTTGAATTGACCTTCTAAATTGTGCCAATATAAACCTGAACTGATGACTACAACCTTCATAAAgactgcttgaaaaaaaaaatgaaatataagaatattatttcaatataacaaGTGAATGGGGGAGGAATAATATGTGCATTGCATCACTCTGAAAAAACATTCAGAAGCTATTtgtttttatggaaaataatatttagttagaaaaataatgacaaatcACATACTAATGGTACATTATTTAACCAACATTAAATGAgagcaaattttgattttttttaatcatctggaTAGCTATCAAATTAGTACTTGAAATATGTTAATAAGTACTTCATTGTGTTGAAATTGTAGCAAATAgcgaatattaaatttaatttttcaacaatgcaGCAAATAGATATAGCCAACAATCAGTATAATTTGAATTGTttctgaaaattgattaaaatttattattaaaattataacaattttaataataaattttactcaactttcaaaaaaaaaaaaaaaattcaacatgaaaatattgaacaattataataaaaatactttctcattttaaaattttttttatctcactaatttcttcaaataaaaaaaaatgaaacagatttttgtatttaaagtaatatttaacatttcttgaaaagaatatatatttttcaaactgataaaaatttgttgttaaaattattattacatgtcCTGACTATTGGAAATGTTCTTTAATTCAACTTATTCGCTTTTATTTCaaggcaataaaaattttttttgtaaacacaTTTTACATGCATTGGTTTGTGGGTTATTCACTCGACTCAaggagaaattttcaaattcaaaatttactctCATTTAGTGTTGGTAAGTTATTGTTTCATATGTATGTAATTTGCCATTATTTTgctaatttcttaaaatcttctGATTAAgtgaagaatttttgaataatgacaACATACATATTATTGGGATTCCGATTCATTTATGATATATAAGGAAATTATTCATTACGATAATATGTTCCCCAGTTTTTTGGGACATAATAATCGCCTCTTCAATGTGTGTTCTGTGATATACTGATCCATTTTAGAAGTCCAGTTTAAGAAATTTTGCTAAATGCTGAAAAATTGCATATTACAGCCTAGTAATAACCACTATAATCAATGGGATCCTAAAGTTTATTGTTagaagtaaaagaattttgaaaatcttcCCTTTTTATTTGCACATTACTTGTTTACACATATTTTAGAAGTTTATTGATTTCTTATATTGCTTATAGTCTATCTTCTCagtgcttttttaaaatcaaagcttTGAGGATTTAGAGTCTGAGTTATTGGCAACTTTTACACTGTAAGttaaattgaattaagaaaaaatattgttacttattctaattcatacatttttgtgtttaatttcaggGAAATTGTCTAGTTACAGGTGGAGAAGATGGTCAACTATGTACATGGAGAATATCTTTATAGCAGTAGCGATCACCTTCCATTTTtgtacaaagttaataaaatttttaatttacttgcgtttagtttatttgtttttataatagataatgaaatatatttattatcaattcttgACAGGAGTCCTCCCCttgcaaaaattacaaaaatgcatttacatttttttttataaacagtaaTTTATTGTTTGCATATCACAGAGTTTATCATAGTCCAGttgttaatttctaaattcttagAAGTATCGTATACTTTCctttagaaaaatgctttatttaacatattaaaaacttttaggATTAAAACtaattgacatttaaaatttttattatcattttatcagaCCCTTCAGGGAAGATCCAACAATTAGCTGATGAGATGGTCATTAATTGGCCTAAAATTTTGACCAGTTCTAGTTGTATCTTAGTGCAactcttttttgtttaaaatgtcaatattttactaagtattagaaataaaatcaggggattatttaaaaaattaaagaaacttttaattatttactcaAATATAAATCTAATTGGACCCATTCTAAATGACTTTACTTTTAGCATTTAGAATAATTTCCCATTAAAGTGCATGCTTTCTTTAttgatttagaaattaactgtTGGCTACAATTAGTGTAgacattttatatagtttttcaaGACACATCTCTGCTCTCAACTTCTTATCTCtgaaataaattcagtttcatgctttcaaaaattaaattcaaaactgattaattttgaaaaatagctcactttaagtttttttattccaCTCAACTGAGAATACTATTTTCACGTTTTTAGAAGCTGTAAGTTTTAATTTCACAACTGGCTTATAAATGACTGTACAGTTAATCTTTAGATTATGGactagaaaatcatttttatattttgatgaagatttactgaaaattgcttttctctatttttaaataactgaaagatAAAGCCTGAAATTTTTCTGTTATGTTGAAagtacaagggaaaaaaaaactatattaaatcaTAGTATCTCCTTTAACCTGCGGGCCAGGAAACTACAtgcaaaataaacagagaaaaaatagaatttagcatCCATCCTAGGAGTTGATACTAAAAGGGCTTGTCCAGAATTGGATAATTTCAATCGTGGCAATGTAATCAGTATTCTTTCAGAatactatacatttttaattacttgaagagagaaaagaaaaaaatagacttCTTACAAAAAGCCTTACCTTCAACCACCTGTGGAGTTACTATTCTTGTTTTGTCTTGGTAGGAACAAAATCTGCTCATCATACACGTTAGCAGGGATCAAAACCATC
Above is a genomic segment from Argiope bruennichi chromosome 1, qqArgBrue1.1, whole genome shotgun sequence containing:
- the LOC129981683 gene encoding WD repeat-containing protein 89-like gives rise to the protein MDVVDSANGDSLTNGNTSYVKLVSKQNITKEYILHLAVNNQAQPQLAVALSTNEILYFDVMTQAKSTTYKGHEKSVTGIKFSQETPSTFYSSSVDGSVLVWDSRSGASPVQTFSDDSDGPAKPLTCFDLNSDEAYVCAGTELIRQDSFLLFWDRRTGMNVGGYWNSHTDEISHVQFHSSCNYGLASSSVDGLINIYDLTQNNEDEALTNTLNTETSVNKFTWGPDDHISCITGTEEYQFWSAAQTSPTLSMTRDDLTDLSECKIDYLVDTFLANQSFYLVSGTNDGSLHLYRQKKKHLKPANVLNNGHTDIVRAIIPIKGNCLVTGGEDGQLCTWRISL